CTGATTAAAATTGTATGGAATCCAACGACCCAATCGAAGGTTGTTCTCTTTCAATGATGCAACCATGTGAGggcatcatataattatatacacttgcAGAGAGTTTTTCTTCGTCAAATCTGAACCGACAATGGAGGAATAGTTTGGAATTAAACAACACTCATGCAGCTCCATGAATGATCTCTCATCTTTCTTAATCTTCGTAACAGGTAAAACCACGACTGCATGCTGCACAAACACTCGATCCTTCATGCAAATCTGGCACTCTTAATTGTTGGCGTTGACAGTCAATTAGCCTGCCCGCCTGAGAGTTCATGTTACAGGTGAACAAGGTGGTCGTTCCAAGTCTCACTGTACACGAACTTACCAAGTCCATTAGTCTCTATGATTAGCCGCTGGAACGTGCATACGTAGCTGGGACCCTTTTAGTCCAAACAGCATTACTGTGAACTGAAATATAACCAGTGGAAAATAAAAGGCAGCTTTGGGAGCAAGTGGAACTTGCCAGTGTACAACTTTTCGCTAAATCAGAGGTGTGACAAAGTGTGCCATTCCTAACAAATTAATCGATACGTGGTATCGGATACGCATCTCGATCCAATAACAACATATTCAGCTTCTTAAATTTGAAAGAGATGCGAAAGGAGCCATTCTTAACTGGTACAATATCGGGAAACTCCACCAACTGGTGGATGGTTCAATCACACCTGCCTGTCGTATCTTCTGTACTTCTGCTAGGACATCggccatgtacatgtgtgggaTCTCCCGTCTGTCCTTCTATATCCATGCACATGTCACCATACTTTTCTGTACATTTCCTCGTTGTGAATCTGTCAGTTTAGCACCTAGAAGTGCCTTGCTTGCAagtgagctataattatagtagtctCTCAAACATCAATCTCTTCTTCCAGACAGTCTGTATCATGACAAATCCTATATACAtgaattatactataataactGAAAACAAACAGCTTCTTGGTATCAGTgcatgggtataattatatagaattcTTGCAATTGTGGTTGCACCCTCTGGCCATACATTACTGTCGTTTGGTATACTCATCTTTTCTGGTCTCTCACTTTTCTGAAGTATTTTCTGAGATTTATCAGGACATCCGTAGGACACAATACTACCAACTGTACACCAACGCAAAAAGCTATAGAACTTTCCCAGTCTTTCCCCTATGAAATGGCTGCTTTCCGCTTCAAAGACTTGTTGAATCACTCTACAACGATCTGTGGATTAAGGTGTTGTTCGAATTGGATAAAAGTGCTATATCTGGTAGAAGCTAACTCTTTGGTCAGTCGGGGTACACAAAATCTCAAACAGTTAAAAAGAGAAGTGTGACTATAACTAATTTGTATGAGATTTGCATTGAAGCTGGCATTGTTACGTATTAGTAACTGAATGTATACTTATagtattacatgcatgtgtatataatttatcGTAATTTAGCTGTGTTACAGGAACGTGTCTTGCTTGGAACTCAAGGCTCATGATCAGACGTATAGTAGCTGTGATGGTATTTCGCCATCTTCATTATTGTATAACCATGTTAAAATGCATGGTGAGGTCCATTCCGTCACAGAACAGTCAGGAAAGTGCCCATCATCTCGTAATTACAACCTGagtaagccataattattatgttagtGAATTGCATGTAAAGCCAGCCACTCATAGCAAAGTTTTCTATTGGGATATCTCTGGCTATTGAAAGTTTGTGACAATTCTCGTAATTGGTGGCAACAATTATTTACAGTGTATGGAAAGTTTGTGACAATTCTCGTTAATGGTGGCAATTAGTTTCAGTGTACGTGATTGCATTGTAAACAGGTGATTGAGATAATGGTCCATTCAGCTCACACCAGTGGATGGAATACTATCTGACTTGTCAAATGTACCAcaattagtaaaaccagtaggttttacataggattggcagtgggtttgcccgtgtttagcaatatttcaattattttgactcatgttcaaactgttctatctctgcagggaaaggccacatcaagaaactggctgaacagatagtttatttagccttttctctctttgtatctctcatttcataatccataaacattttaatgaatgaatattttcattttaaaaattgcactatttcgacgtttcaccgctctttgtctgactgactaagtaagtgagtaagtaagtaagtaagtaagttttgtgcccagcatttactccaagtacagccatctccaggacattctgcacagggtttccaaacgactacaacctggattacaaagcgcttcttcagatttgcgattgcttccacaaggcagatgacctctcagtctctatttctcttacctagacaattccgccatatttaatgactcagcaattgcgttgtggccaataataatagataggcgtggctaataaaccgtgcgcctaaaatcagtgcagcagtgcttttccagagcctgaggtgttccttttcttcacactgttcagctctagctccctttctctgacaggcatgctatatgcactggctagatatcatgctcttaaaatggctgtcatttaatactgattcgcaaattcaacataattatcaagcaataaattattactcattatactataattattagtccagagatattctagaagatatctgattagtcctgtcttctcttcttgtactgcctcttgacgttccacttatgcatgtcatgatacgtaaactgtactgaaaaagaaagggaatccgactagaaaaacatttgcaatgtgaaaaattgctaggattggccaggggaaccacaaaaaagcgtgggaacaagaaatcagacgagagcataactccaatccgttacaacgtcatgaacatgtacaatacatagtatattaaataatagactgtgttccagatccacctatcagcttccatccaccacatcattccatgcagtcaccagtacggtccgtgcatgttactacgcatggatggactgtgtgtacctgtgctcaacactgcatgtattaggaacatcaattcatcacaaatcatcgtgattatgtgccccacattctaaaatggatgtataataaatatatatagggattggtcatcactccaccagtaaaaattgcgtggcatattggctgggaaaacatgccagtatacatgtgattgacgttgtaacggattggagttatgctctcgtctgatttcttgttcccacgcttttttgtggttcccctggccaatcctagcaatttttcacattgcaaatgtttttctagtcggatataaTAATAAGTGACTGGAATATTAGATGAACACTGTAACACAGTCACGTTTTTCACACTCttactggtccatacgcctgattagtgttcagttcaatctcctctttaggtaacacctcctcataaacaggaccagctgaTGCAATGGGTCCTACGTTAGCTTGTTCTTCAGCTGTCGGGGAGaacactgccttcttacgagagGAAAGGTGCATCACTAAGAGTCCAGAGAGGAATCCAAGGAGGGTTGCCATTAAGAACGTTATGCTTGTGCTCATTCCTGTAATCTCAGCATTTGATAAAGAGTGGCCATCTTTCTCTGATACACAAGACGTATTGATGTGAACTGATTTGTTAGTAATGGGTGCTGTACATTGAGACAATTATTTATAATGTCATGATTCAGAAGCTATCTTGTGTAAGACACCTTCACAAAGTAGGTCAGCAGGATTAGGCACCCACTCTCCTCTTCCTGAAACTTTAACACAAGTTGCTGTTCTTGGGTGACTGGGAAGTAGACCATCGTCACACTGGAGCATAATTTTTGACCCCTCCGTGAAACTAGATTCAGCAGATACAATACTAAGGTTCTCGTTGATAAGAGTAGAAGGTGTATCACACATGATAGCACCAGCTTGGGGAGAAAATGAGGAACTAATTAATGGATTATTAATAGTACTAATACCTGGTATGATACCACTGTATGTAGTGATATTACTAGTCCCTATGCTGTTTCTAGCTTGAAGGGTAGCAACATACATCTTGTCATTGCCAGTCTCCAAAACTTCAAAGTGGACGGAACAAGTTGCTGTACATAAACTACTGTTTACAGTTTTGTTGTCGTTAACATCATCGTAGAAAAGGGAGAGATTATAGAGGATCTTCTCCTGATATTGCGAACATTCAACCTACAGTGTGAATTAATTAATGCAGCGAACTTTGCGACAAGCATTACAAAGTTATTAACTTACTTGATTCCAAGTGACCGTCAGTATATCTATAGCAGACATAGAAGTATTGATGCTCACACTGAAATTATAGACATTGGGTACTGTCTCTTGTACTATTGAGATGTTTACTGAGGTTTCATTGAAGTTTAGTGCATCACCACAACTGATCCTAAAAATATTCTGTATCCCAATGGATTTTTGAGAAATGTATAAAATAAGAACTGATGAGAAATTTGCAAAAGTCATGATGTTGCCCCGGGACAAATTAACAAGTTGAACAGATGCAGATACCTGATCCAATGTTGAGTCGTTAAAACATTTTGTGGTCTCATTCGCATTATCGACATCAAAGTGCTCGGAAATATACATGTCGTCATCATGGTACAACCTCCAATCTAGCACTGTGAGGTCCACTCCTTCACAGAACAGCCTGATAGTCCCAGGACAGTGTTCACCAACCAGACTCACTCCTCCTTCAACAGTCAGAGACACTGATGATGAGTACACCTCTTCACTTATTATTGAAAATAAGATGATTAGTACTGCACCTATCATCATGTTTAACGACTATAGGAGCTCGTAATTGTTTTACAATTATGCGCATGCATTGCATTGAATTGCACGATAAATAAACTGTGGGATGATTCTCACATTATCCGATGCGTATCTGTAAACAGATTATTGGGAAAGTGTGTGAATAGTAATTATCCGACAAACACTAAAAATAGTACTTGAAAGAGTCAAAAGCACTTTCAGTTGTCAAAGTATGATTTTATAGCTGACACTAGCTATAAAGGCATTCTCTCTTCTTAGCTTTAACCCGTTACCTGCCATTGGTGCCCTGCACTGTGTCTACTAGAAATGTCACAGAGAGCGCACAAAGTTGAGGCATGTAGTAATTTTTCTCCGGTGTTTTGGCTCGCCCTCTCGCCCAAAGGTGTATGTGAGAGGATCTTAAGAGAGGTGCGAAAGTCCCCCTTAATCGGGGTTCGAAACTCACTTTGTTTTCACACTTCAAAGCACCCCTGAGACTTCATTTGCGGCGAATAGCTGATGGTGAATAGGCAACAGTTTGGTACCAAACTCATCGTGTATAGATATTGGTATTTACAAAAGTATTTTGAAGCTGTCGAAAACATCAGGATCTCCTTCACATTCCGATCGATATTTGGAAAAGTTGGGTTCACTGAGGTATTGGGTGTGGCTGGGTTGGATTACAAATGAGGAAAAGGAACCAAAATTGAGGTCAGTGCATGGGTAAGCTTGTTGAAGAAATTTTGCACGTGAATCGGGCGAGGTATCCCTTTActggtcaaattgttgtaaattttacaacaacaatctgggagggagcaTGCTATCAACTTGACGTtacttgtgaatgttgcatgatattggattctgtggcagattggatagtatcatgaatgcgattatcctttgaagttctgctgagctgttcaattaggaaACTTACTGTATTTTGTAAGTTGcttgtcattgtgcacagtaaatgggTGTTGTCTATAGCACTACTGAGTCTGTAGTAAAGTGAATGTGTCTATTCAGCATAATTTGCTAACTTAGTTAGCTAAGcgtatatgcacatgcagtactctGTTGATTGAGCCAGTGGGAGTTGTTTTAGTTATAGAAGTGCACTAAAAGAGCAGGTAGAGATTAGAGGACATAAAGAATCTAGTTACAGCCAGGGACACACACTGTAAGAAGTAGCTATACTAAATTTAGTAACcacagtagtactatagacaacgcccattttactgtgcacaatcacaagcaacttgcaaaacacagtaaaaaaaaaaaaagaagaagctatacagcatgtataggactgagtagtatccattggtagaccctctggactatcttggtagccatagaatattttcgaagaggaagcagcaagccatttgtgtacacaggcacttcaaaagtggacacaagctctacaatagtcgacatgcttgctaagcagcttagttgaccagagtgcagcttttaaaggccacacatacttccatcaaggcagcagcaaggcataaaatcgatggttagttttagtctgggggccagacctttttctcagaggggggagggggaagagagaaagaaGTCTAATATCCTAGCCCATCTCTACAAGCCATAGGCTCCACTTCATTGGGTGCGGCgataacatcaagctaatttggtgggttggtGACGGAACTGTTCCAGATTGTGTGCGATTGACCTGTGGAAAGGGGTATGTATAGTAGAGATTACGAAAATTATTATCCGGAGCATTTTACATTCTAGTGGAGTGGTATGAGTTTGTATTTCAAGGATATATATACCAAGgtattaagtataattataataattgacttagtataattataataattatactcatgaTCAGAAGAAGAGGGAACTGACAAAAGTAGCATGTTTGTATACATACAGCTGTCTGGTATGTCGTCAAAATCGAGCTCAATTGGAATTATAGCTCCCTCCATTGGCATCATTTCAGTCATTCTCTCACataaggccactgttagttgcatacttgtttcagatcaacctcCCTCCTTGGTTAGCCttgagaccagccgttcgttatctgaacgAACGCCGGGTCAAGTTCAAATGTAGCACTCGTCCAgcggtccaggaatttcttggaccggtaATTGCCCACACAAGGTCCGCCCAAGGTatattacccatgaatatcattatgatgctataaaccgctgactcagctggacAAGTTgcacattggaacttgaccaggcgttctttcagataacgaacggctggtctcgaggctactccTTAGTTTTTGCTCACCTCCTCAATTAagtcattattgctgatgtcagccattatttgaggtcaaagtccttTTGTTTGCTGACATTGCCATGTGCCATGTGCAAGTTGCATTGTGCACCAAAAAGCCAGTGCGTAAAAAAATTGTTTTCTATTTTTATGTTCAGACTCCATCGTTTTGTGTATTTTAGTCACTTAAAAAAACAGGATATGACgtcatcaaaataataatgggataatgggtaatgaagacctccctccctcatcggGTTGAGCTAGTAtattctcatctgaaacaagcatgcaactaacagtggcctaacTGTCAACACAATGCACAATTCCTTGTACAGAAGTCAATCAAGTCATGCAGTCATTAATTCCCTGAACGTCATTGCCAATATATGCAGCAaggctctataattatacttgctcAATGTGAGTCACTGGAACATTTAGAGCCTTCCCAATCTGCTGCGAATGAAGATGTTTGTCTTATACATTTGACTTTGGTTAATGAACGAATATCTTGCACGTGACCACATTCCTCAGTGCCACGGAATCActgcaatagtgaccagacCGCCCctgcccccctcccccaacgtttgctcgcgagactaggtAGTTCattaataaaaattaatgattgctgattcagcaaagcaagagtgcgtagtctattctactgacaacCCCTCCTCTTTCAGTTTACTATTTTGTCTTGATTTGCAAGGTTTCGAACTGAAGGGGTCCGAAATAGCGATCTACTAGCTGTTttatcagagaaaatatccgaGAAATACATTtattatcatataattatacagaacattttgcgagcatcaaacatttgcgaactttgcgatagTTCCTCCATTCATTTGCAACTGCACCAAGACTCGATGATCTAGACTATAGCTGAGCAGATTTTGGTTTGACATTGTTCGCTAGCAATCAATATAGATGTTGAAAAGCCACTAAGGCAAGAGCAAGAGGGATACTTCACTATTTTTTTGCCAAGCGAATAAGCGTGGTTGTGACTGACTGCAATGGGAAGTGATATATTTAGTGGTTTttctggccaatcctagcattTTGCTGGTAGATGATTTGCTCTATAAAAGCAACTGGTAAAAGATTCCCTGTCATTTATCCGAATTATCACTGAGAAATTGACTACGAGTTTATCGCtatagagctataattataaccctgACATCTAAACACGTGACAATGAGCATTTCTATgcaccacaataattatctgcatgcatggtttctcataattatttgcctcACCACCAAAATTAACTAAACTCCTTGCTTCTGATAGAGTAAATTATTAATGTGTGCATAATTTGATTGACGTGAATCAGTTCTAACAAAATATAGACTAGCTATCCGATTAATTTTATGTTTCAGAATGCTCACTGTTGGtgtaatagttattatgattGTGTTTAAGTGATCTATTCGCATGTACTAAATTCTGATAACAATTAAATCAGGTTACACATAAACAATACCAATTATTATTGCAACAGGAAGCATGTACTTTATAAACATGCACCAACAATTAATGAACAACATGAGAGATTATGATAGTCATACAGTTGTTGCTGCAAAGAAGAGGATTACTTACAAGAGGTATGATGCAATGTTATACAAGATGCTTTGTACTCTTTCTGCTAAGCTGGTTACACTACTGCCAAGGTATGTGATAGAGATATTCTAGAAACGTTATACCATTTGTGAACAATGATAGGAACGTCAGTAAGTGTAATTACGGATGATGGAAAAGATACACTTTCTGGTTCGTACTGTCCTACAACTGTTAAGCTTATCTGCAATGTTACAAGTCTTCCTAATTTGCGATGGACGTACAATACCAGCAAAAACATAATTGTTCTTTTTCACTCGGATAGTGTAGTACGCTACCCAGTTGCAGCATTTCCATTTTACCAGTTAACACAGTTTAATGTATACAAAAATCATATGAATCGGACTCGGATTAATGCTTCAACAATTCTCACTGTTGATCTGTCAGATCTGAACAAACAGAATATTGAAATTATCTCGTGCGGTTCTTCTTTTCTGGACAAGACAGTGCCAGTGAATATCAGCATTTTGCAGCCAACATTTCCTTCTGTTAGCCCCCAAGTTTATACAGCTGTGATTGTACGTTATGAGTCTGGACTTGTATCTAGTGTAGATGTATCATGGAGAAAATTTCAGGTACGTATAATTAGACTGTACTTGACACAAAATGTTTGAATACACACTGCATTGCTGCTATAGCAACCAGATTGTCCTGAATATGAAAATTCCCAAGAATACCTCATCAATGTCACTGGATGTGGGTGGACGTGGCTCAACCACAGTACCTGTCAAGATACTATTTGCTCGTCTATTTTCAGTAATTGTACAGAAAACGTGAGTGAAATCACCCTACAAGCCAAGATCGCTGACATTGAGAGTGAACAAGTAGTTTTTCCCACCTCTGTAGGTGAGAGCATTAATCTAGTATAGTTATTACATTTATGGACTTTTTTACAGATTCCAATAATCGCTACTTTAGAGCTGCTGTTAACCAGTCGTCTAGATGCCAAATTCATGTGCAGTGTTTACCCATGAGAGGAGATGTTAGTATACATCAAATGTGCACCATTCGATACACTGCAGATCCGGATTATGGAAATCTATCAAATCCTATCACAACTCTAGTTGGCACAGCACCTGTCTCACTTTCACTTACTACTCCTGGTACCATGTACTACTTTGAGTTCTCTGTGTTGATGAATGATACCTTGTTGATTGTGGAACGAATGGAGTACATGATTACAGGATCGGGAGGTATGAGAATATAAAGTAACAGCAAGAGTCGTATAATCATAATGAACTcatacacaaataattatttgtatctAATTAAAACTCCGATTACTATTGAGAATTCTCATCTACAGAGTTATTCCAGCTGGGTGTAAGAGAGGGTGCTATCCTTACTATTGTATCATCATTCTTAGGATGCTTTATTGTGCACACTACAATGATACTGTACCTTTTAATAGCTCGGAATGCTAACGGTGAGTAATTATTATCGTCACTACATGAAGCTAATGCCACCCaacttcatgcatgcacaggtgTTCATACAATATCCCGATTGAATGTGTTCATCATTACTAACAAACGCATTCAAATCTCGATAACACTGATCCTCTTCACGCTGTTTATTGGATGTAGCACTCTGTTGACAGCCTTTGCCATTATTTCAAATGGTACGTATTGAAAGATTCAACTCTCATTTGCAATACTTTCTGTGTTTATTTCATTACAGATGTGTGTTTCACAAACCAACAAGTTCCCAACAGTTTACTTGATGCAATGTTAGTACTTTCATGTGTTGGGATAGGAATCCTTCTCCTCTATTGGGCCTTCATAATATACAAAGTGTATAAACAACGCACTAAAGGTAATTTGGAGAGTGAACAAATCAAGGTTTTCTTTttcaactttcttattttgtATAGGAACTAAAAACAAGCTTGACATCAATTCAAAAACAGTTAAATATGACGCTCAAGAGTCATCTGAGGTGATAAAATTGTTTTAATCTAGACAGAATTATACATTTGCATTTGCTATCCAGAAGCCACCCAATTCTCAAGAATGCCAGCATTTGGAAGATATGCATCCTGATGGTGTTGAGGAAATGGTTCCAATGCATAAGAAGCCTTCGAATGACAACCAGCTAATGACGACACCTAGTAGGAAATGTCCACCCTCTACACTTCCCAAACAAAGAAAGTCAGGTCAGCATTCCAACACTGTTTTGTACGATGAGGTTGGTTTAGCGAAAATCAAAGGCAATGTCTCGGATATGACAGAAGTTGAGTTGAAAGCTAACGAGTCTTACGGGCACACAGACAAGAGCTTTTCAACTGCCAAGAGCAACGTGGCTGCTTGTTCACTATGTTTGTCTCCAGGCAGCAAAATCCAGCAAGATTTGTCATTAAATCATCAGTACAGCGATCTCAAAGTGACACCAAAGAACGAGCATCCTAAGCAAAATACTATTGAGTAAGAGCAGATAGAGTTGAAGTCTAATCAGTCATATGGTCAGCTAACAAGTTCTGTTGGTCAGATATATAGGGGGATGTGAACCACTGTACGAGTACGACTATATATACGTGGACCCCTAGTAACTCACAAGACAATTCCCTAAATAACTGCCATGTAGCAAACTGTAACATTATATTTGAGTGCATTGCGttttatgataataataataattattgggtaTAGTTCCGATCACGTTGATACAAGTTTTAGATTATGAATATGCCACATAAAATAATACTATAGAATAGCTAGAATTAactaattatacagtacagtaattATTTGTCCGTTTTAAACACCCACATGCATCATTATACCCTCACCCTTGCCATACCTTCACTACACAAACacgacaacacacacaccctcacatgtcGACCCAAGAAAACGTGCATGTTGTTTTCTAAGGCATTAATGGCTTGCGAAAAGAAGGTCAAATACATCATGGCCAGGAGAAATGTCACAACccatcatttcccactcttttgcaccgttccctgcatgcatgaaaataTTGTATATTCACTTAATAATGAATATTGTTGTCTGCTAGTTAGTCAGAGTATGATTATATCAATATTCAGCCATCAGTCCCTCACAAAATAATGCACTGCAGACTTTTCAATTTTCTGGTGCAGGCCTTCATTGCACCATGTACATCACATGATGAACGTCTGTACcagtcctatatatatatacagctacaCCAAAATTGATGGAAAAAGATCCAGCTGCAGCAATACCGCTACCTATATCACTTTTTTGCTACTAGAGCgatatatatacactagtgtctatatataattatgaccgtCCGAAGTCTGTCTGACAATTCAtggccaataattattctggatTATCGTCAAACCTATTTTAGTAGCTGGTATCTCTGCTGCAGTtggtttttgtttttttattCAACTTTGGTGTACAGCTGTAGAACAAGCAGGCCTTCATTATGATGTACAAAAGTTGACTGTGCAGGTTATTTTGTGAGCGTCTGATTTTTAGAGACAGTCAATTATTGATAAGCTATACTCTAGCTTCATGCCGTAAAGGTTAAGCATCAGCATACACAAACCATTGGATTTGAATCGGACTTAATTAGTATAAAAAGGCACATTTGCAGCCGGTCCTATGTATTATTCTCATCAGCTTAAAATTAAGGCTTTGAACAATTAAGTCTGTCCTTCAAgctgtaaataattatacagattatATAGACCATGTCCCTATACGCGTACCATTCCTTAAACATGTGTTACCCATTAGATTCTATGCTGCTAAGATCACCTCTGCCCTCgggtacctatatatacacacattcaaTATCTATTGGAATCTAAAGCTTGAAAACATCCTGCTGGACGCTAACAGTTTCATCACACTTtcgagtacatgtatattatttaAAATAACGTTAACAGTGAGCATAATCTTACGTTTTGTTatttctctataattatagtgtctgcCTGTCTGGGATCAATTCAAGAGCTCGCATTGAAGAAGATTGTTAATGAATTATAAACCATTAAATAAATTTTAAAAGAGAATTTTGAGTATAAAACTTATGAGATGTGTATTGAACAAGCATTGTTACTATGTATGCAAGTGTGTTGTTCAAAATTGACAAAGCGTGAGGTACTATACAATAACTATTGATATAACTGGTTCATTGTTAACTTGGAGAGTTTgtgacactgcatgcatgtgctgataattatgtgttaagAGGTTTACTTATGAGACTCTATTTACAATGTCCGAACAGTTCATTGTCAACGTAATCATACTCCACTCTCTTATCCAGGTCAGAAGTTTCTCTTGCCAAACCATACGAATGATTCGTTTCCATTTTCACCTTTGTAGCTCCACTACTTCTCACTTCACCATACGACAAGTTAGCTTTCAATCTCATTTCCTCATCTGGTCGTGAACGTTGCTTCTTTGACTCTACACAAGACTCGTTAGGAAATAACTTTCCACTCAACTTTGTAAAAACACCAGTTCCTTTTATTGGATCATCGGCCTCACAATAGGAGTGAGTCAGGTCTTCATTTTGCTGTTGTGTTTCTTGA
This is a stretch of genomic DNA from Halichondria panicea chromosome 1, odHalPani1.1, whole genome shotgun sequence. It encodes these proteins:
- the LOC135351294 gene encoding uncharacterized protein LOC135351294; amino-acid sequence: MIGTSVSVITDDGKDTLSGSYCPTTVKLICNVTSLPNLRWTYNTSKNIIVLFHSDSVVRYPVAAFPFYQLTQFNVYKNHMNRTRINASTILTVDLSDLNKQNIEIISCGSSFLDKTVPVNISILQPTFPSVSPQVYTAVIVRYESGLVSSVDVSWRKFQQPDCPEYENSQEYLINVTGCGWTWLNHSTCQDTICSSIFSNCTENVSEITLQAKIADIESEQVVFPTSVDSNNRYFRAAVNQSSRCQIHVQCLPMRGDVSIHQMCTIRYTADPDYGNLSNPITTLVGTAPVSLSLTTPGTMYYFEFSVLMNDTLLIVERMEYMITGSGELFQLGVREGAILTIVSSFLGCFIVHTTMILYLLIARNANGVHTISRLNVFIITNKRIQISITLILFTLFIGCSTLLTAFAIISNDVCFTNQQVPNSLLDAMLVLSCVGIGILLLYWAFIIYKVYKQRTKGTKNKLDINSKTVKYDAQESSEKPPNSQECQHLEDMHPDGVEEMVPMHKKPSNDNQLMTTPSRKCPPSTLPKQRKSGQHSNTVLYDEVGLAKIKGNVSDMTEVELKANESYGHTDKSFSTAKSNVAACSLCLSPGSKIQQDLSLNHQYSDLKVTPKNEHPKQNTIE